The following are encoded together in the Paludisphaera mucosa genome:
- a CDS encoding HAD family hydrolase, with protein sequence MPPTIDAVAFDLDGLMFDTEALFFRVACETLEARGGRFTAEIMAAMIGRRSVEAGHVLQTMSGVDAKPEELLADVRERFLAVVDTDVAPTAGLLTLLDRLRDLGVPAAVATSSRRAYAERLLNGHGLRDRFAFLLGSEDVKRGKPEPEIYLKAAEGLGVAPECLMVLEDSPAGVAAARAAGAFVVAVPHEHSVAEGLGLADLIVPRLDAPALLARLGG encoded by the coding sequence ATGCCACCCACGATCGACGCCGTCGCCTTCGACCTGGACGGCCTGATGTTCGACACCGAGGCCCTGTTCTTCCGGGTCGCGTGCGAGACCCTGGAGGCCCGGGGCGGCCGGTTCACGGCCGAGATCATGGCGGCGATGATCGGCCGACGGTCGGTCGAGGCCGGCCACGTGCTCCAGACGATGAGCGGGGTGGACGCGAAACCCGAGGAGCTGCTGGCCGACGTCCGCGAGCGGTTCCTGGCCGTCGTCGACACCGACGTCGCCCCCACGGCGGGCCTCTTGACGCTGCTGGACCGCCTGCGGGACCTCGGCGTGCCGGCGGCGGTCGCGACGTCCTCGCGGCGGGCTTACGCCGAGCGGCTGCTGAACGGGCACGGGCTGCGCGACCGGTTCGCGTTTCTGCTGGGGTCGGAGGACGTCAAGCGGGGCAAGCCGGAGCCGGAAATCTACCTCAAGGCGGCCGAAGGACTGGGCGTGGCCCCCGAATGCCTGATGGTGCTGGAGGACAGCCCGGCCGGCGTCGCCGCGGCGCGCGCCGCCGGCGCGTTCGTGGTGGCCGTCCCCCACGAGCACAGCGTCGCCGAGGGCCTCGGCCTGGCCGACCTGATCGTCCCCCGGCTCGACGCCCCCGCGCTGCTGGCGCGGCTGGGCGGCTGA
- a CDS encoding aldo/keto reductase — METRKIGGSELEVAPLALGGNVFGWTIDEAASFRILDAFVAAGLNFIDTADVYSRWAPGNQGGESETILGKWFQQNGRRDQVVLATKVGMDMGDGKKGLRRAYILRAVEDSLRRLQTDRIDLYQTHKDEDPETPQEETLGAYDQLIKQGKVRIIGASNFTAARLAESLELSARDGLPRYQCLQPHYNLVERSGFEAELGPLCRKEDIGVIPYYSLASGFLTGKYRGEADLSKSAARSGNVKKYLNDRGFRVVRALDEVAAGLSVKPASVALAWLIARPGVTAPIASATSVEQLDDLVQSVHIRLDAAANEKLDQASA, encoded by the coding sequence ATGGAAACGCGGAAGATCGGCGGATCGGAGCTGGAGGTCGCCCCCCTGGCGCTGGGCGGCAACGTGTTCGGGTGGACGATCGACGAGGCGGCCTCGTTCCGGATCCTCGACGCCTTCGTCGCGGCCGGCCTGAACTTCATCGACACGGCCGACGTCTACTCGCGCTGGGCCCCCGGCAACCAGGGGGGCGAGTCCGAGACGATCCTGGGCAAGTGGTTCCAGCAGAACGGCCGCCGCGACCAGGTCGTGCTGGCGACGAAGGTCGGCATGGACATGGGCGACGGCAAGAAGGGGCTCCGCCGGGCCTACATCCTCCGCGCCGTGGAGGACTCGCTGCGGCGGCTCCAGACCGACCGGATCGACCTCTACCAGACGCACAAGGACGAGGATCCCGAGACCCCCCAGGAGGAGACGCTCGGGGCTTACGACCAGCTCATCAAGCAGGGCAAGGTCCGCATCATCGGCGCGTCGAACTTCACCGCCGCCCGCCTGGCCGAGTCGCTCGAGCTGAGCGCCCGCGACGGCCTGCCGCGCTACCAGTGCCTCCAGCCCCATTACAACCTCGTCGAGCGCTCGGGCTTCGAGGCCGAGCTGGGCCCGCTCTGCCGGAAAGAGGACATCGGCGTCATCCCGTACTACTCGCTCGCCAGCGGCTTCCTGACCGGCAAGTACCGCGGCGAGGCGGACCTGTCCAAGAGCGCCGCACGGAGCGGGAACGTCAAGAAGTACCTCAACGACCGCGGCTTCCGCGTCGTGCGGGCCCTCGACGAGGTGGCCGCCGGCCTGAGCGTCAAGCCGGCGAGCGTCGCCCTCGCCTGGCTGATCGCCCGCCCCGGCGTCACCGCCCCCATCGCCAGCGCGACGAGCGTCGAGCAACTCGACGACCTGGTGCAATCCGTCCACATCCGGCTCGACGCCGCCGCGAACGAGAAGCTGGACCAGGCCAGCGCCTGA
- a CDS encoding erythromycin esterase family protein, giving the protein MDLRAFVEAVACPSVGRRAAGLLLLTAVAAFVLAAASTGAAWASEGFQEAEPSRPASVQPAPLRSIEPGGDRADFAPLRSIIGDARIVALGESTLGAHEPLAFRNRLFEHLVEDLDFTAIAVESAFPESRRLAEYIAGGPGAEQEILADLRTWWHEPLEENLQLVRWMRDYNARPGKKRPVRFYAIDLSYTGPWGSRPTATPIEAALAYLSRVDVESGHKLGVAFEPWIRRLADPLAPWTDQEHDAFTATIDDLVALLERERVAYLAAASAADHEWAHRSAVVARQADRMFRVAPAAPPNGPVPRDAWRMVDARDSAMAENVLWALGQEGPEGRVLVVTHKVHAQAAATAGGPWDAYERMPASMGRHLRASLGERFAVVGMQEEDGPSTVPRPFLLDLREGEAARRRSSFDSQLVIDPSTPARPVKSRP; this is encoded by the coding sequence ATGGATCTCAGGGCGTTCGTCGAAGCCGTTGCATGTCCGAGCGTGGGTCGCCGGGCTGCCGGTTTGCTGCTCCTCACCGCCGTCGCGGCGTTCGTGCTGGCGGCCGCTTCCACGGGTGCAGCCTGGGCTTCCGAGGGATTCCAGGAAGCCGAACCGAGTCGACCGGCGTCGGTGCAGCCCGCACCGCTGCGGAGCATCGAGCCCGGGGGCGATCGTGCCGACTTCGCCCCGCTCCGCTCGATCATCGGCGACGCCCGCATCGTAGCCCTCGGCGAGTCGACGCTCGGGGCCCACGAGCCGCTAGCCTTCCGCAACCGGCTGTTCGAGCACCTGGTCGAGGATCTCGACTTCACCGCGATCGCGGTGGAGTCCGCGTTCCCGGAATCTCGACGATTGGCCGAGTACATCGCAGGCGGGCCGGGGGCCGAACAGGAAATCCTCGCCGACCTCCGCACGTGGTGGCACGAGCCGCTCGAAGAAAACCTGCAGCTCGTCCGGTGGATGCGGGACTACAACGCGCGACCTGGTAAGAAACGCCCGGTCCGGTTCTACGCGATCGACCTGAGCTACACCGGCCCGTGGGGCTCTCGGCCGACCGCGACGCCTATTGAGGCTGCCCTCGCCTACCTGAGCCGCGTGGACGTCGAATCAGGTCACAAGCTCGGGGTCGCCTTCGAGCCGTGGATACGCCGCCTCGCCGACCCCCTGGCCCCTTGGACGGATCAGGAGCACGACGCCTTCACGGCGACGATCGACGATCTCGTCGCGCTTCTGGAACGCGAACGCGTCGCGTATTTGGCCGCGGCCTCGGCGGCCGACCACGAGTGGGCCCACCGGTCCGCCGTCGTGGCGAGGCAGGCGGATCGCATGTTCCGCGTGGCTCCAGCCGCCCCGCCCAACGGGCCCGTACCGCGCGACGCTTGGCGGATGGTCGACGCGCGGGATTCGGCGATGGCCGAGAACGTCCTCTGGGCGCTCGGTCAGGAAGGGCCGGAGGGGCGGGTCCTCGTGGTAACCCATAAAGTGCACGCACAGGCCGCGGCGACCGCTGGCGGCCCATGGGATGCCTACGAGCGGATGCCGGCCTCCATGGGGCGGCATCTTCGCGCATCTTTGGGCGAACGCTTCGCCGTCGTTGGGATGCAAGAGGAGGATGGCCCGTCGACGGTGCCACGACCTTTCCTGCTGGATCTTCGGGAGGGCGAAGCGGCCCGGCGGAGGTCGTCATTCGACTCCCAGTTGGTGATCGACCCGTCGACCCCCGCTCGGCCCGTCAAGTCCCGCCCATGA